A single Tenacibaculum sp. 190524A02b DNA region contains:
- a CDS encoding FeoA family protein produces MSTIASLQIGEKGVVSEESLDRIPLKLLEMGCLPGAEVELIQVAPLNDPLYICVNGSYLAIRKKTAANIQLIKV; encoded by the coding sequence TTGAGTACAATTGCATCATTACAAATAGGGGAAAAGGGAGTTGTATCAGAAGAAAGCTTAGATAGAATACCTTTAAAATTACTGGAAATGGGATGTTTACCTGGGGCAGAAGTAGAATTAATACAAGTTGCTCCATTGAATGATCCTTTATATATATGCGTTAATGGAAGTTATTTGGCCATTAGAAAAAAAACAGCTGCAAATATCCAATTAATTAAAGTTTAA
- a CDS encoding DNA polymerase III subunit delta': protein MTFEDIIGQEHIKKHLKKSTENGRIPHAQLFIGKEGSGTLPMAIAYAQHLLCSFSNNQEACVIKCNKLQHPDLHFAFPVTTTDTVKKHPVSNLFLEEWRQFINKYPYGNLFNWLQHIGVENKQGQIGVDEAEDVVKKLQLKSYEGGFKIMIVWMAEKMNIAASNKLLKLIEEPPSKTIFILVTEDEGQIINTIKSRCQALHFPSLSEQDIIETLLKRESTNEGEATRIAHQAEGNYNKAVQLLHNNSNDIIFEEWFITWIRSAFKAKGNATVIQDLIKWSETIASTGRETQKQFLQYCLQFFRQALLLNYGTPDLVFLETKTPNFQLAKFAPFVHSGNILTIEKEIGEAQYHIERNGNAKIILLDLSIKLTRLLHSKEDKIKS, encoded by the coding sequence ATGACATTTGAGGATATTATTGGACAAGAACATATAAAAAAACACTTAAAAAAATCTACTGAAAACGGAAGAATTCCGCATGCTCAATTATTTATAGGCAAAGAAGGTTCAGGAACCTTACCTATGGCTATAGCTTACGCACAACATTTACTTTGCAGCTTTTCTAACAATCAAGAAGCCTGTGTAATTAAGTGTAATAAATTACAACATCCAGACTTACACTTTGCTTTTCCTGTAACTACCACCGATACTGTTAAAAAACACCCTGTTAGCAATCTATTTTTAGAAGAGTGGCGTCAGTTTATTAACAAGTATCCTTATGGAAACTTATTCAATTGGCTTCAACATATTGGGGTTGAAAATAAACAGGGACAAATTGGAGTTGATGAAGCTGAAGATGTTGTAAAAAAACTACAGTTAAAATCTTACGAGGGAGGTTTTAAAATAATGATTGTTTGGATGGCGGAAAAAATGAATATTGCCGCTTCTAATAAATTATTAAAATTAATAGAAGAACCTCCAAGTAAAACTATTTTCATATTAGTTACTGAAGATGAAGGCCAAATAATAAACACGATAAAATCTAGATGCCAAGCTTTACATTTTCCTTCTTTAAGTGAACAAGATATTATTGAAACTTTATTAAAAAGGGAAAGTACTAATGAAGGAGAAGCTACTAGAATAGCTCATCAGGCTGAAGGAAACTATAACAAAGCAGTACAACTGCTTCATAATAATTCTAATGATATTATTTTTGAAGAATGGTTTATTACTTGGATTCGAAGTGCTTTTAAAGCAAAAGGAAATGCTACTGTAATACAAGACTTAATAAAATGGTCTGAAACTATTGCTAGTACTGGTAGAGAAACTCAAAAACAATTTTTACAGTACTGTTTACAATTTTTCAGGCAAGCTTTGCTATTAAATTATGGGACTCCTGATTTGGTTTTTTTAGAAACAAAAACCCCTAACTTTCAATTAGCTAAATTTGCCCCTTTTGTGCATAGCGGCAACATACTCACTATTGAAAAAGAAATTGGAGAAGCACAATACCATATTGAGCGTAATGGAAATGCAAAAATAATTTTATTAGATTTATCCATTAAACTAACACGTCTTTTACATTCAAAAGAAGACAAAATCAAATCATAA
- a CDS encoding aspartate-semialdehyde dehydrogenase yields the protein MKVAVVGATGMVGNVMLQVLAERNFPVTELIPVASERSVGKLMSYQGKEYSVVNLATAVEMKPDVALFSAGGSTSLEWAPKFAEAGTTVIDNSSAWRMDPTKKLVVPEINGDVLTSDDKIIANPNCSTIQLVMALAPLHKEYKMKRVVISTYQSVSGTGVKAVQQLDNEEAGVEGEMAYPHPIGRNALPHCDIFLENGYTKEEMKLVKEPKKILRDDSFSVTATAVRIPTAGGHSESVNVQFENDFELEKVLDILGKTDGVVVQDNVQENVYPMPILANNKDEVFVGRIRRDESQSNTLNMWIVADNLRKGAATNTVQIAEYLVEKNILKGNVLA from the coding sequence ATGAAAGTAGCAGTTGTAGGAGCTACCGGAATGGTAGGTAATGTAATGTTGCAAGTATTAGCTGAGCGTAACTTTCCTGTAACAGAATTAATTCCTGTTGCATCTGAACGTTCAGTAGGTAAATTAATGTCTTATCAAGGAAAAGAATATTCAGTAGTTAATTTGGCTACTGCTGTTGAAATGAAACCTGATGTAGCTTTGTTTTCAGCAGGAGGTTCTACTTCTTTAGAATGGGCACCTAAGTTTGCTGAAGCTGGAACAACGGTAATTGATAATTCATCAGCATGGAGAATGGATCCAACCAAAAAGTTAGTGGTTCCTGAAATTAATGGAGATGTTTTAACAAGTGATGATAAAATTATTGCTAACCCTAATTGTTCTACAATTCAGTTGGTAATGGCTTTAGCTCCATTGCATAAAGAATATAAAATGAAACGAGTTGTAATTTCAACCTACCAATCAGTTTCTGGAACAGGAGTTAAAGCGGTTCAGCAATTAGATAATGAAGAAGCTGGAGTTGAAGGAGAAATGGCATACCCACATCCAATAGGTAGAAATGCATTACCACACTGTGATATTTTCTTAGAAAATGGTTATACTAAGGAAGAAATGAAGTTAGTAAAAGAACCTAAAAAGATTTTAAGAGACGATTCATTTTCTGTTACAGCAACTGCGGTAAGAATTCCAACTGCTGGGGGACATTCGGAATCTGTAAATGTTCAATTTGAAAACGATTTTGAACTTGAAAAAGTATTAGATATTTTAGGGAAAACCGATGGAGTAGTAGTGCAAGATAATGTGCAAGAAAATGTATATCCAATGCCTATTTTAGCTAATAATAAAGATGAGGTTTTTGTTGGTAGAATTAGAAGAGACGAATCTCAGTCAAATACATTAAATATGTGGATTGTAGCTGATAATTTACGTAAAGGGGCAGCTACAAATACTGTTCAGATTGCTGAATATCTAGTAGAAAAAAATATTTTAAAAGGAAACGTTTTAGCTTAA
- a CDS encoding single-stranded DNA-binding protein: protein MAGTVNKVILIGHLGDEVKMHFFEGGNAIGRFPLATNETYTNRQTGERITNTEWHNIVVRNKLAEICEKYLVKGDKVYIEGRIKNRQYEVDGQKRYTTEIQVQDMTFLSTKKDPNSNGTSPSPVSNQPNVDAKPKVDQSHNEDDDLPF, encoded by the coding sequence TTGGCTGGAACAGTTAATAAAGTTATTCTTATAGGGCATTTAGGAGACGAGGTGAAAATGCATTTTTTTGAAGGAGGAAACGCAATTGGGCGTTTTCCTTTGGCTACTAATGAAACATATACCAATCGTCAAACGGGTGAACGAATAACAAATACAGAATGGCACAATATTGTTGTTCGTAATAAATTAGCTGAAATATGTGAAAAATATTTGGTAAAAGGAGATAAGGTTTATATTGAAGGACGTATAAAAAACAGACAATACGAAGTTGATGGGCAAAAGCGTTATACTACAGAAATTCAAGTGCAAGATATGACCTTTTTGTCTACCAAGAAAGACCCAAATAGTAATGGAACTTCTCCTTCACCAGTAAGTAATCAGCCTAATGTTGATGCTAAACCAAAGGTAGATCAAAGTCATAATGAAGATGATGATTTACCATTCTAG
- a CDS encoding rhodanese-related sulfurtransferase yields MQLYNKLSAEERAKLIDEAGKDRLTISFYQYYKIENPTLFRNKLFIEWNELDVLGRTYVSYEGINAQISVPAENFLTLKKQLDSISFLKDIRLNVAVEQDNKSFLKLKIKVRNKIVADGLNDDTFDVTNKGVHLSASEFNKMLEDPNTVCVDMRNHYESEIGHFEGAVTPDVDTFRDSLDIIEEDLKEHKEDKNLLMYCTGGIRCEKASAYYKHKGFKNVFQLEGGIIEYTRQVKSEGIENKFLGKNFVFDHRRAERISDDVISNCHQCGKPCDTHTNCANEGCHLLFIQCDECAEQMENTCSTECQEIIHLPYEEQKELRKGKHASNKIFKKGRSEKLKFQKKSS; encoded by the coding sequence ATGCAACTGTACAACAAGTTAAGCGCAGAAGAACGCGCTAAATTAATTGATGAAGCCGGTAAAGACCGTCTTACCATTTCTTTTTATCAATATTACAAGATAGAAAACCCTACTTTATTTAGAAATAAGCTTTTTATTGAATGGAACGAGTTAGATGTTTTAGGAAGAACTTATGTTTCTTACGAAGGAATTAATGCACAAATTTCCGTTCCTGCAGAAAACTTCTTAACTCTAAAAAAGCAACTAGACTCCATTTCTTTCCTTAAAGACATTCGTCTTAATGTAGCTGTAGAACAAGACAATAAATCTTTTTTGAAGTTAAAGATTAAAGTTCGTAACAAAATTGTTGCTGACGGGTTAAATGATGATACGTTTGACGTAACTAACAAAGGAGTTCATTTATCAGCTTCTGAATTTAACAAAATGCTAGAAGACCCTAACACTGTTTGTGTTGATATGAGAAATCATTACGAAAGTGAAATTGGTCATTTTGAAGGTGCTGTAACTCCAGACGTAGATACTTTTAGAGATTCATTAGATATTATTGAAGAAGACTTAAAAGAACATAAAGAAGATAAAAACTTATTAATGTATTGTACAGGTGGAATACGCTGTGAAAAAGCTTCTGCTTACTACAAACATAAAGGATTTAAAAATGTTTTTCAGCTTGAAGGTGGAATTATAGAATATACAAGGCAAGTTAAATCTGAAGGTATAGAGAATAAATTTTTAGGCAAAAACTTTGTTTTTGATCATAGACGTGCTGAGCGTATTTCTGATGATGTGATTTCTAACTGCCATCAATGTGGAAAACCTTGTGATACTCATACAAATTGTGCTAATGAAGGTTGTCATTTATTATTTATTCAATGTGATGAATGTGCTGAACAAATGGAAAATACTTGTTCAACTGAATGTCAAGAAATAATACACTTACCTTATGAAGAACAAAAAGAACTTCGAAAAGGAAAACATGCTAGTAATAAAATATTTAAAAAGGGAAGATCCGAAAAATTAAAGTTTCAAAAAAAATCTTCCTAA
- the gldD gene encoding gliding motility lipoprotein GldD: MRKIILLLVTMFFFSCGEETTPKPKAYLSLEYPAQKYVNLRIKRPYFFEISANTVIKELPKKWLKIKYPKLKASVDITYRPISNNLRELLMEAEKLVLEHTVKADHISWRNFTNKETEVYGKMCEIAGNAASQVQFHVTDSTKHFVKGSLFFYVKPNYDSILPAVEYIKNDMIRMMETLEWRD; encoded by the coding sequence ATGCGTAAAATAATTTTACTGTTAGTAACAATGTTTTTTTTTAGCTGTGGAGAAGAAACAACACCCAAGCCTAAGGCATATTTAAGTTTAGAATATCCAGCTCAAAAATATGTAAACTTAAGAATAAAAAGGCCTTATTTTTTTGAAATTTCTGCAAACACAGTTATTAAAGAATTACCTAAAAAATGGTTGAAAATTAAATATCCAAAACTAAAAGCATCGGTAGATATTACCTATAGACCTATATCTAATAATTTGAGAGAATTATTAATGGAAGCTGAAAAGTTAGTCTTGGAGCATACGGTTAAAGCTGATCATATTTCTTGGAGAAATTTTACAAATAAAGAAACAGAAGTTTATGGAAAAATGTGTGAAATTGCTGGTAATGCAGCTTCTCAAGTACAGTTTCATGTAACTGATAGTACAAAACATTTTGTAAAAGGGTCATTATTTTTTTATGTAAAACCTAACTACGATTCAATTCTTCCTGCTGTTGAATATATTAAAAATGATATGATTCGTATGATGGAAACTCTTGAATGGAGGGATTAA
- a CDS encoding sensor histidine kinase, producing the protein MILLILLASVLIVSVTIYQYDEQTKEYNIQRFGRKEDATKHNIEIELKRKTTYAVTTENLSKIFQDRIYEIATVHKLTISMYDMNGTLLKSSIPYNFDKAKEEPLPKETIKELANNSNHRILKSRTEKGVTYQSSYTYINDPRFKRIGILELQIAQDNEDQKKELEEFMSRLSIVYFLMFILAIILAYFLSSYITRSIQTISEKIKETRLNKRNEKITLGSASAEINSLVDAYNNMIDQLENSAVRLARSEREQAWKEMAKQVAHEIKNPLTPMRLSVQSFDRRFNPDDPNIREKMSEYSQTLIQQIDVMSSIASAFSDFAKMPTQRREKLDVVEVVKHALDIFTEDYIYYIPKENELYANLDKTQLIRIVTNLVKNATQAMKKDGTQPRIEVKVASENSNVKITVSDNGKGIIEKNKDLIFEPKFTTKTSGMGLGLAMIKNIIETYDGTISFSSTEGIGTVFTVILPKI; encoded by the coding sequence ATGATATTGTTAATATTATTGGCTTCTGTTCTTATTGTTTCTGTAACTATTTACCAGTATGATGAACAAACAAAAGAATATAATATTCAACGTTTTGGAAGAAAAGAAGATGCTACCAAACATAATATTGAAATAGAATTAAAGCGCAAAACTACTTACGCTGTAACTACGGAGAATTTATCTAAAATTTTTCAGGATAGAATATATGAAATAGCCACTGTACATAAACTAACTATTTCTATGTATGACATGAATGGTACGCTATTAAAATCATCCATTCCTTATAATTTTGATAAAGCCAAAGAAGAGCCTTTACCCAAAGAAACAATTAAGGAGTTAGCTAACAATTCTAATCATAGAATTTTAAAAAGCAGAACAGAAAAAGGAGTCACTTACCAATCATCTTATACCTATATTAATGACCCTAGATTTAAGCGAATAGGTATTCTAGAACTTCAAATTGCCCAAGACAATGAAGATCAGAAAAAAGAACTAGAAGAGTTCATGTCTCGCCTATCTATTGTTTATTTTTTAATGTTTATTCTTGCCATTATTTTAGCTTATTTTCTATCTAGTTATATCACAAGATCTATTCAAACTATTTCGGAAAAAATTAAAGAAACACGTTTAAATAAACGAAATGAAAAAATAACTTTAGGCTCTGCTAGTGCTGAAATAAATTCATTAGTTGATGCTTACAACAATATGATTGATCAGCTTGAAAATAGTGCTGTAAGATTAGCTAGAAGCGAACGCGAGCAAGCATGGAAAGAAATGGCTAAACAAGTAGCTCATGAAATTAAGAATCCGCTAACACCAATGCGTCTTTCTGTACAAAGCTTTGATCGAAGATTTAACCCAGATGATCCTAATATCCGAGAAAAAATGTCTGAATATAGTCAGACACTTATTCAACAAATCGATGTAATGAGTTCCATTGCTTCTGCCTTTTCTGACTTTGCTAAAATGCCTACACAACGTAGAGAAAAGTTAGACGTAGTAGAGGTTGTAAAACATGCTTTGGATATTTTTACCGAAGATTATATTTATTATATCCCTAAAGAAAATGAGCTTTATGCAAACTTAGATAAAACTCAACTTATACGTATTGTTACCAATTTAGTTAAAAATGCTACACAAGCTATGAAAAAAGATGGCACACAGCCAAGAATAGAAGTTAAAGTAGCTTCAGAAAATAGTAATGTAAAAATCACTGTTTCTGACAATGGAAAAGGCATTATAGAAAAGAACAAAGATTTAATTTTTGAACCTAAATTTACAACCAAAACAAGCGGCATGGGCTTAGGGTTAGCCATGATAAAAAACATAATTGAAACTTATGATGGTACAATTAGTTTTTCATCAACAGAAGGTATTGGTACTGTTTTTACGGTTATTTTACCTAAAATATAA
- a CDS encoding COX15/CtaA family protein, protein MKKHFPLLVKIALISVYLIFLAGSVVRMTGSGMGCPDWPKCFGYYIPPTSEEQITWQPNTSYKKGMIIVKDEALFVAENNVKTNNTFDNNNWKKYTKHNYAKFNKYHTWTEYINRLASVLSGFVFLFLVYAASKFWKEKKIISIITYTAFFLMLFEAWLGKTVVDTNLKPAVITIHMVAGLVIIALLLWLLFIVSKKTTSKDNYNSIFNKLLIVSVIFSLIQIAMGTQVRQFIDEQVKLYGFEHKQYSLLNPSFKFYFHRSFTIAIVLVNLGMFYLNQIKNLSFKLVNWIVFLIFLETISGILMYYAEFPIGTQAIHLLAGAVLFGLQFYLWLQSRRKLS, encoded by the coding sequence TTGAAAAAACATTTTCCATTACTAGTAAAAATTGCCTTAATATCTGTATACCTAATTTTCTTAGCTGGCTCAGTGGTTCGTATGACAGGCTCAGGTATGGGATGCCCTGATTGGCCAAAATGTTTTGGTTATTACATACCTCCTACTTCAGAAGAACAAATTACATGGCAGCCTAATACTAGTTATAAAAAAGGAATGATTATAGTTAAAGATGAAGCTTTGTTTGTTGCTGAAAACAATGTTAAAACAAACAATACTTTTGACAATAACAACTGGAAAAAATACACAAAGCACAATTACGCTAAGTTTAATAAATACCATACTTGGACAGAATACATAAACAGACTAGCATCAGTTTTATCTGGATTTGTATTTTTATTTTTAGTGTATGCAGCTTCAAAATTTTGGAAAGAAAAAAAGATAATTTCTATAATTACATATACAGCTTTCTTTTTAATGCTTTTTGAAGCTTGGCTAGGTAAAACTGTTGTTGACACCAATTTAAAACCTGCCGTAATTACTATCCATATGGTTGCTGGACTTGTAATTATCGCCTTACTATTATGGTTGTTATTTATAGTCTCAAAAAAAACAACGTCAAAAGATAATTACAACTCAATATTTAATAAGTTACTAATAGTCTCGGTTATATTTTCTTTAATACAAATAGCTATGGGAACGCAGGTTCGTCAATTTATTGATGAGCAAGTAAAACTTTATGGTTTTGAACATAAACAGTATAGCCTTTTAAATCCCAGTTTTAAATTTTATTTCCATAGATCCTTTACTATTGCTATAGTGCTGGTAAATTTAGGTATGTTTTACTTAAATCAAATTAAAAACTTAAGTTTCAAACTAGTTAACTGGATTGTCTTTTTAATTTTTTTAGAAACTATTTCAGGCATTTTAATGTATTATGCGGAGTTTCCTATAGGTACACAAGCCATACATTTATTAGCTGGTGCTGTTTTATTTGGACTACAGTTTTATTTATGGCTTCAAAGTAGAAGAAAATTAAGCTAA
- the gldE gene encoding gliding motility-associated protein GldE, protein MDPEPESVVHFFLFIDWLTSVNLIVLFFLLVCSALISGTEVAFFSISQVDLDRLSEKTKGKSVVVNLLKKPKKLLGTILITNNFINILIVLLFASLGEVFFSGLSEGVKFLIEVVLVTFLILLFGEVLPKVYATRKSLQFANFMSKPIQFLDMALTPLSMPLIKLTGLIENKLGNKNSSLSVEKLSQALELTSDAATTKEEQKILEGIVTFGNTETVQIMKPRTDVCAIADDTSYEEVLKIILKNGYSRNPVYKENIDNITGVLYAKDLLKHLNKSSYSWQSLIREPFFVPENKKLDDLLNEFQEKKKHLAIVVDEYGGTSGIVTLEDVIEEIVGDINDEFDDDDLSYSKLDENNYIFEGKITIKDFCRVLGDDDEEQFEEEKGESETLAGFILEVSGKFPKKGEKINFSNYTFTIEALDRKRIKQVKVTKNA, encoded by the coding sequence TTGGATCCAGAACCCGAATCAGTAGTACATTTTTTTTTATTTATAGATTGGTTAACTTCAGTAAACCTGATAGTACTTTTCTTTTTATTAGTTTGTTCAGCTTTGATTTCTGGAACTGAAGTTGCTTTTTTTTCAATCTCTCAGGTTGATTTAGACCGTCTTTCTGAAAAAACAAAAGGGAAGAGTGTAGTAGTTAATTTATTAAAAAAGCCTAAAAAACTTTTAGGAACTATACTTATAACAAATAACTTTATTAATATACTAATTGTACTATTGTTTGCTTCGTTAGGTGAGGTATTTTTTAGTGGTTTATCTGAAGGAGTGAAGTTTTTAATAGAAGTAGTTTTAGTTACTTTTTTAATTTTACTTTTTGGAGAGGTGTTGCCTAAGGTATATGCTACACGTAAATCATTACAGTTTGCTAACTTTATGTCAAAACCAATTCAGTTTTTAGATATGGCTTTAACACCATTAAGTATGCCGCTTATAAAACTAACGGGGTTAATAGAAAATAAACTAGGAAATAAAAACAGTAGCTTATCTGTAGAAAAGTTATCGCAAGCATTAGAGTTAACATCGGATGCTGCTACTACAAAAGAGGAACAAAAAATATTAGAAGGAATTGTTACTTTTGGAAATACGGAAACAGTTCAGATTATGAAACCTCGAACTGATGTATGTGCTATAGCAGACGATACAAGTTATGAAGAAGTACTTAAGATAATTTTGAAGAACGGTTATTCTAGAAATCCTGTTTACAAAGAAAATATAGATAATATAACTGGTGTTTTATATGCCAAAGATTTACTGAAACATTTAAATAAATCTTCATACAGTTGGCAATCTTTAATAAGAGAACCATTTTTTGTGCCTGAAAATAAAAAGCTGGATGACTTATTAAACGAATTTCAAGAAAAAAAGAAACATTTAGCAATTGTTGTAGATGAATATGGAGGTACTAGTGGTATAGTAACTTTAGAGGATGTTATAGAAGAAATTGTAGGGGATATTAATGATGAGTTTGATGATGATGATTTGTCATATTCAAAATTAGATGAGAACAATTATATCTTTGAAGGTAAAATAACGATAAAAGATTTTTGTAGAGTTTTAGGAGATGACGATGAAGAACAGTTTGAAGAAGAAAAAGGAGAAAGTGAAACGTTAGCGGGATTTATCTTAGAAGTGTCTGGTAAATTTCCAAAGAAAGGAGAGAAAATAAACTTTAGTAATTATACGTTTACTATTGAAGCGTTAGATAGAAAGCGTATAAAACAAGTAAAAGTGACGAAAAATGCGTAA
- a CDS encoding enoyl-CoA hydratase/isomerase family protein → MDFDNILIDQKNGLATITINRPKKLNALNKATIEELHKAFQALNNDTNTKVIIITGSGEKAFVAGADISEFAHFSINEGGQLAQKGQEILFDFIENLSTPVIAAINGFALGGGLELAMACHFRIASDNAKMGLPEVSLGVIPGYGGTQRLPQLVGKGKAMELIMTAGMIDANESKELKLVNYVTPLNELLPLAEKLAQKIMRNSSVAISSAIKAINDNFKEGINGFQTEITEFGNCFGTNDFKEGTTAFLEKRKPNFPGN, encoded by the coding sequence ATGGATTTTGATAATATTTTAATTGACCAAAAAAACGGGTTAGCTACTATAACTATTAACCGCCCTAAAAAATTAAATGCTTTAAACAAAGCAACTATTGAGGAACTACACAAAGCTTTTCAAGCTTTAAATAATGATACAAACACCAAAGTAATTATTATAACTGGTAGTGGTGAAAAAGCTTTTGTAGCTGGAGCAGATATTTCAGAGTTTGCTCATTTTTCCATAAATGAAGGTGGACAATTAGCTCAAAAGGGTCAAGAAATACTTTTTGATTTTATTGAAAACTTATCTACTCCTGTTATTGCTGCTATTAATGGGTTTGCACTAGGTGGAGGCTTAGAGTTAGCCATGGCTTGTCATTTTAGAATTGCTTCTGATAATGCTAAAATGGGATTACCAGAGGTTTCTTTAGGCGTTATTCCTGGATATGGTGGAACACAACGACTTCCTCAACTGGTAGGAAAAGGGAAAGCTATGGAATTAATTATGACTGCTGGAATGATTGATGCAAATGAGAGTAAAGAGTTAAAACTTGTTAATTATGTTACCCCGTTAAACGAATTATTACCTTTAGCTGAAAAATTAGCTCAAAAAATAATGAGAAATTCCTCTGTTGCTATTAGCAGCGCTATTAAAGCAATTAATGACAATTTTAAAGAAGGAATTAATGGCTTCCAAACTGAAATTACTGAATTTGGAAACTGCTTTGGCACAAATGATTTTAAAGAGGGAACTACTGCCTTTTTAGAAAAGAGAAAACCAAACTTCCCAGGGAACTAA
- a CDS encoding YIP1 family protein codes for MKTIFCLVFKNQKGLRLLADKYEDDLYRISLGVFAVFGIVNFFKNKGEGLFHNNLYGLLIAVLISLFFGMLCSFVLYKIGRVLKGKGEYADICPLYAYAIIPIVMANIFKLMLEQVYTNGLLSLGYFRLLTIVNSIVFSLISLKILFFGLKKFNRYSYLKSAINIIVFSLPIIGLYFYLLLA; via the coding sequence ATGAAAACAATATTCTGTTTAGTTTTTAAAAACCAAAAGGGTTTAAGGCTTTTAGCTGATAAATATGAAGATGATTTATATAGAATTAGCCTTGGTGTTTTTGCTGTTTTTGGTATTGTGAATTTTTTTAAAAATAAAGGAGAAGGTTTATTTCACAATAATTTATATGGTTTGCTAATAGCTGTTTTAATTAGTTTGTTTTTTGGTATGCTTTGTAGTTTTGTGTTATATAAAATTGGAAGAGTATTAAAAGGAAAAGGCGAATATGCAGATATTTGCCCATTATATGCCTATGCTATAATTCCTATTGTTATGGCTAATATTTTTAAATTAATGCTTGAACAGGTGTATACAAATGGATTATTAAGTCTAGGTTATTTTAGGTTGTTAACTATTGTAAATTCCATTGTCTTTAGTTTAATATCTTTGAAAATTCTTTTTTTTGGGTTGAAGAAATTTAACCGATACTCTTATTTAAAAAGTGCTATAAATATTATAGTTTTTTCATTGCCAATAATAGGTTTATATTTTTACCTTTTATTAGCTTAA
- a CDS encoding HD domain-containing protein produces the protein MDKTQIINNTIDFVKESLKGAEGGHDYFHVERVYRNSLLIAKTEEVDEFVVSLGALLHDIADSKFYNGDETKGPKKARQFLLSEGVENEVIVHVEKIIVNISFKGGNFEQNFRSKELDVIQDADRLDAIGAIGIARCFNYGGFKNRELYNPGIEPNLSMSKEEYKKSKAPTINHFYEKLLLLKDRMNTVTGKQIAKARHNYMEEFLNQFYAEWNGKL, from the coding sequence ATGGATAAAACTCAAATTATAAATAATACAATAGATTTTGTTAAAGAATCATTAAAAGGAGCAGAAGGAGGTCATGATTATTTTCATGTTGAAAGAGTGTATAGAAATTCACTCCTAATAGCTAAAACTGAAGAGGTAGATGAATTTGTTGTGAGTTTAGGAGCTTTGTTGCATGATATAGCAGATAGTAAATTTTATAATGGTGATGAAACAAAAGGTCCCAAAAAAGCAAGGCAATTTTTACTGTCAGAGGGAGTAGAGAATGAGGTAATTGTACATGTAGAGAAAATTATAGTTAATATTTCATTTAAAGGTGGAAACTTTGAGCAAAATTTTAGGTCAAAAGAATTGGATGTAATACAAGATGCAGATAGATTGGATGCTATAGGAGCTATTGGAATAGCTAGATGCTTTAATTATGGTGGGTTTAAAAATAGAGAGCTATATAATCCTGGTATAGAACCCAATTTATCAATGTCTAAGGAAGAGTATAAAAAATCTAAGGCGCCAACTATCAATCATTTTTATGAGAAGTTACTTTTGTTAAAAGACAGAATGAATACGGTAACAGGAAAACAAATTGCAAAAGCAAGGCATAACTATATGGAAGAGTTTTTGAATCAGTTTTATGCTGAATGGAATGGAAAATTATAA